In Babylonia areolata isolate BAREFJ2019XMU chromosome 10, ASM4173473v1, whole genome shotgun sequence, the following proteins share a genomic window:
- the LOC143286931 gene encoding uncharacterized protein LOC143286931 isoform X1: MVWLEQINGRAFSARDGQYGVFATSHAGTSEADHTLPCIMPAASPLLNQFPSAVSDTECPYRYPPHISHPDLPAHTLPPTTSSSSSSSSPSTSAGVKLPADYDPFKFLSAMTEQCLTGNFPAHEHAQQPPPSCTSAASVSHFLFNAPVSQMYHPSPGLTSSSSSSSHLTSASPHQFYASSSAYYPYGEAGRGQRGEDNSSAARPEVDSYHHHHHHHQLLQQQPQQRMTSPCDAAEGEGDGRGVEEAPATKKNFFCFTEELMDTAEDSDSLVSWTRQHPEHWSHTEVLDWLFYVAQERGLDMQELRGEAFQSLTGRQLSRMTREDFSRLEPKHGAFLYHMFKTLLCGVTFSKPTTELPEQGEMTAQPQSCVELSPYSAVSCDSPRDSPAPPTYHTFPTPPKPCADFTPASEMYWKQERTEWKAEQPTESQQSAVLDIDSYDFDLGDPPHLAQQRAGEPCGPEYELFTASYPSSNPIRTSCFFPPYPYPPPLPRRRPGRPRVKSLPEDDDRVKDKKAKNQHLWEFIYETLLNPLYNPQYLRWENQREGVFRFVRSEAVAQLWGSRKNNENMTYEKLSRAMRHYYKRGILERVEGRRLVYKFSRKAMDRVRDKRHNSV; encoded by the exons ATGGTGTGGTTGGAACAGATCAACGGACGTGCTTTTTCAGCAAGAG acggGCAGTACGGGGTGTTTGCCACGTCCCACGCTGGCACCAGTGAAGCTGACCACACTCTGCCTTGCATCATGCCTGCCGCCAGTCCTCTCCTGAAC CAGTTCCCCAGCGCGGTGTCCGACACTGAGTGCCCCTACCGCTACCCGCCCCACATTTCCCACCCTGACTTGCCCgcccacaccctgcccccaaccacctcctcctcctcctcctcttcctccccctccacctcagcaGGGGTCAAGCTGCCCGCCGACTACGACCCTTTCAAGTTCCTGTCCGCCATGACAGAGCAGTGCCTGACGGGAAACTTCCCGGCCCATGAGCATGCGCAGCAGCCGCCTCCCTCGTGCACTTCCGCTGCCAGCGTCTCCCACTTCCTGTTCAACGCCCCGGTCTCACAGATGTACCACCCCTCCCCCGgtctgacgtcatcatcatcatcatcgtctcatTTGACGTCAGCGTCACCGCACCAGTTTTACGCGTCATCGTCAGCATATTACCCGTacggagaggcggggagggggcagaggggagaggaCAACAGTTCTGCTGCCAGACCTGAGGTGGacagttatcaccatcatcatcatcatcatcagctgctgcagcagcagccgcagcaaAGAATGACGTCACCGTGTGACGCAGCTGAAggagagggggacgggaggggagtggaggaggcaCCTGCCACCAAGAAGAATTTCTTTTGCTTCACAGAGGAACTGATGGACA cGGCAGAAGACTCTGACAGCCTGGTGAGTTGGACCCGGCAGCACCCTGAGCATTGGAGCCACACGGAGGTTCTGGACTGGCTGTTCTACGTGGCCCAGGAGCGAGGTCTGGACATGCAGGAGCTGAGGGGGGAGGCGTTCCAGTCCCTCACGGGCCGGCAGCTGAGCCGCATGACGCGAGAGGACTTCTCCCGCCTGGAGCCCAAACACGGGGCTTTCCTGTATCACATGTTCAAGACGCTGCTCTGTGGGG TGACCTTCAGCAAGCCCACCACGGAGCTGCCGgagcagggagagatgacggCGCAGCCGCAGAGCTGCGTGGAACTGTCGCCGTATTCCGCCGTGTCATGTGACTCGCCACGTGACTCGCCCGCGCCACCTACCTACCACACGTTCCCGACACCCCCCAAACCGTGTGCCG atttcACGCCGGCATCAGAGATGTACTGGAAACAAGAGAGAACGGAATGGAAAGCGGAACAGCCCACAGAAAGTCAGCAGTCGGCCGTCCTTGACATTGACAGCTACGACTTTGACCTCGGCGACCCTCCTCATCTTGCACAGCAGAGGG cagGAGAGCCCTGTGGCCCGGAGTACGAGCTGTTCACGGCCAGCTACCCGAGTTCAAACCCCATCCGGACCTCGTGCttcttccccccctacccctacccgccccccctgccccgaAGACGTCCGGGCCGACCCCGGGTGAAAAGTCTGCCAGAGGACGACGACAGGGTCAAGGACAAAAAAG CCAAGAACCAGCACCTCTGGGAGTTCATCTACGAAACGTTGCTGAACCCGCTGTACAACCCTCAGTACCTCCGCTGGGAGAACCAGAGGGAGGGCGTCTTCCGGTTTGTTCGCAGCGAGGCTGTGGCCCAGCTGTGGGGATCCCGCAAGAACAACGAGAACATGACGTACGAGAAGCTCAGCCGGGCCATGAG ACATTACTACAAGCGAGGCATTCTGGAGAGGGTGGAGGGCCGACGCCTGGTGTACAAGTTCTCCCGAAAAGCCATGGACAGGGTCCGCGACAAGCGGCACAACTCTGTctga
- the LOC143286931 gene encoding uncharacterized protein LOC143286931 isoform X5: MPAASPLLNFPSAVSDTECPYRYPPHISHPDLPAHTLPPTTSSSSSSSSPSTSAGVKLPADYDPFKFLSAMTEQCLTGNFPAHEHAQQPPPSCTSAASVSHFLFNAPVSQMYHPSPGLTSSSSSSSHLTSASPHQFYASSSAYYPYGEAGRGQRGEDNSSAARPEVDSYHHHHHHHQLLQQQPQQRMTSPCDAAEGEGDGRGVEEAPATKKNFFCFTEELMDTAEDSDSLVSWTRQHPEHWSHTEVLDWLFYVAQERGLDMQELRGEAFQSLTGRQLSRMTREDFSRLEPKHGAFLYHMFKTLLCGVTFSKPTTELPEQGEMTAQPQSCVELSPYSAVSCDSPRDSPAPPTYHTFPTPPKPCADFTPASEMYWKQERTEWKAEQPTESQQSAVLDIDSYDFDLGDPPHLAQQRAGEPCGPEYELFTASYPSSNPIRTSCFFPPYPYPPPLPRRRPGRPRVKSLPEDDDRVKDKKAKNQHLWEFIYETLLNPLYNPQYLRWENQREGVFRFVRSEAVAQLWGSRKNNENMTYEKLSRAMRHYYKRGILERVEGRRLVYKFSRKAMDRVRDKRHNSV, encoded by the exons ATGCCTGCCGCCAGTCCTCTCCTGAAC TTCCCCAGCGCGGTGTCCGACACTGAGTGCCCCTACCGCTACCCGCCCCACATTTCCCACCCTGACTTGCCCgcccacaccctgcccccaaccacctcctcctcctcctcctcttcctccccctccacctcagcaGGGGTCAAGCTGCCCGCCGACTACGACCCTTTCAAGTTCCTGTCCGCCATGACAGAGCAGTGCCTGACGGGAAACTTCCCGGCCCATGAGCATGCGCAGCAGCCGCCTCCCTCGTGCACTTCCGCTGCCAGCGTCTCCCACTTCCTGTTCAACGCCCCGGTCTCACAGATGTACCACCCCTCCCCCGgtctgacgtcatcatcatcatcatcgtctcatTTGACGTCAGCGTCACCGCACCAGTTTTACGCGTCATCGTCAGCATATTACCCGTacggagaggcggggagggggcagaggggagaggaCAACAGTTCTGCTGCCAGACCTGAGGTGGacagttatcaccatcatcatcatcatcatcagctgctgcagcagcagccgcagcaaAGAATGACGTCACCGTGTGACGCAGCTGAAggagagggggacgggaggggagtggaggaggcaCCTGCCACCAAGAAGAATTTCTTTTGCTTCACAGAGGAACTGATGGACA cGGCAGAAGACTCTGACAGCCTGGTGAGTTGGACCCGGCAGCACCCTGAGCATTGGAGCCACACGGAGGTTCTGGACTGGCTGTTCTACGTGGCCCAGGAGCGAGGTCTGGACATGCAGGAGCTGAGGGGGGAGGCGTTCCAGTCCCTCACGGGCCGGCAGCTGAGCCGCATGACGCGAGAGGACTTCTCCCGCCTGGAGCCCAAACACGGGGCTTTCCTGTATCACATGTTCAAGACGCTGCTCTGTGGGG TGACCTTCAGCAAGCCCACCACGGAGCTGCCGgagcagggagagatgacggCGCAGCCGCAGAGCTGCGTGGAACTGTCGCCGTATTCCGCCGTGTCATGTGACTCGCCACGTGACTCGCCCGCGCCACCTACCTACCACACGTTCCCGACACCCCCCAAACCGTGTGCCG atttcACGCCGGCATCAGAGATGTACTGGAAACAAGAGAGAACGGAATGGAAAGCGGAACAGCCCACAGAAAGTCAGCAGTCGGCCGTCCTTGACATTGACAGCTACGACTTTGACCTCGGCGACCCTCCTCATCTTGCACAGCAGAGGG cagGAGAGCCCTGTGGCCCGGAGTACGAGCTGTTCACGGCCAGCTACCCGAGTTCAAACCCCATCCGGACCTCGTGCttcttccccccctacccctacccgccccccctgccccgaAGACGTCCGGGCCGACCCCGGGTGAAAAGTCTGCCAGAGGACGACGACAGGGTCAAGGACAAAAAAG CCAAGAACCAGCACCTCTGGGAGTTCATCTACGAAACGTTGCTGAACCCGCTGTACAACCCTCAGTACCTCCGCTGGGAGAACCAGAGGGAGGGCGTCTTCCGGTTTGTTCGCAGCGAGGCTGTGGCCCAGCTGTGGGGATCCCGCAAGAACAACGAGAACATGACGTACGAGAAGCTCAGCCGGGCCATGAG ACATTACTACAAGCGAGGCATTCTGGAGAGGGTGGAGGGCCGACGCCTGGTGTACAAGTTCTCCCGAAAAGCCATGGACAGGGTCCGCGACAAGCGGCACAACTCTGTctga
- the LOC143286931 gene encoding uncharacterized protein LOC143286931 isoform X4, which translates to MPAASPLLNQFPSAVSDTECPYRYPPHISHPDLPAHTLPPTTSSSSSSSSPSTSAGVKLPADYDPFKFLSAMTEQCLTGNFPAHEHAQQPPPSCTSAASVSHFLFNAPVSQMYHPSPGLTSSSSSSSHLTSASPHQFYASSSAYYPYGEAGRGQRGEDNSSAARPEVDSYHHHHHHHQLLQQQPQQRMTSPCDAAEGEGDGRGVEEAPATKKNFFCFTEELMDTAEDSDSLVSWTRQHPEHWSHTEVLDWLFYVAQERGLDMQELRGEAFQSLTGRQLSRMTREDFSRLEPKHGAFLYHMFKTLLCGVTFSKPTTELPEQGEMTAQPQSCVELSPYSAVSCDSPRDSPAPPTYHTFPTPPKPCADFTPASEMYWKQERTEWKAEQPTESQQSAVLDIDSYDFDLGDPPHLAQQRAGEPCGPEYELFTASYPSSNPIRTSCFFPPYPYPPPLPRRRPGRPRVKSLPEDDDRVKDKKAKNQHLWEFIYETLLNPLYNPQYLRWENQREGVFRFVRSEAVAQLWGSRKNNENMTYEKLSRAMRHYYKRGILERVEGRRLVYKFSRKAMDRVRDKRHNSV; encoded by the exons ATGCCTGCCGCCAGTCCTCTCCTGAAC CAGTTCCCCAGCGCGGTGTCCGACACTGAGTGCCCCTACCGCTACCCGCCCCACATTTCCCACCCTGACTTGCCCgcccacaccctgcccccaaccacctcctcctcctcctcctcttcctccccctccacctcagcaGGGGTCAAGCTGCCCGCCGACTACGACCCTTTCAAGTTCCTGTCCGCCATGACAGAGCAGTGCCTGACGGGAAACTTCCCGGCCCATGAGCATGCGCAGCAGCCGCCTCCCTCGTGCACTTCCGCTGCCAGCGTCTCCCACTTCCTGTTCAACGCCCCGGTCTCACAGATGTACCACCCCTCCCCCGgtctgacgtcatcatcatcatcatcgtctcatTTGACGTCAGCGTCACCGCACCAGTTTTACGCGTCATCGTCAGCATATTACCCGTacggagaggcggggagggggcagaggggagaggaCAACAGTTCTGCTGCCAGACCTGAGGTGGacagttatcaccatcatcatcatcatcatcagctgctgcagcagcagccgcagcaaAGAATGACGTCACCGTGTGACGCAGCTGAAggagagggggacgggaggggagtggaggaggcaCCTGCCACCAAGAAGAATTTCTTTTGCTTCACAGAGGAACTGATGGACA cGGCAGAAGACTCTGACAGCCTGGTGAGTTGGACCCGGCAGCACCCTGAGCATTGGAGCCACACGGAGGTTCTGGACTGGCTGTTCTACGTGGCCCAGGAGCGAGGTCTGGACATGCAGGAGCTGAGGGGGGAGGCGTTCCAGTCCCTCACGGGCCGGCAGCTGAGCCGCATGACGCGAGAGGACTTCTCCCGCCTGGAGCCCAAACACGGGGCTTTCCTGTATCACATGTTCAAGACGCTGCTCTGTGGGG TGACCTTCAGCAAGCCCACCACGGAGCTGCCGgagcagggagagatgacggCGCAGCCGCAGAGCTGCGTGGAACTGTCGCCGTATTCCGCCGTGTCATGTGACTCGCCACGTGACTCGCCCGCGCCACCTACCTACCACACGTTCCCGACACCCCCCAAACCGTGTGCCG atttcACGCCGGCATCAGAGATGTACTGGAAACAAGAGAGAACGGAATGGAAAGCGGAACAGCCCACAGAAAGTCAGCAGTCGGCCGTCCTTGACATTGACAGCTACGACTTTGACCTCGGCGACCCTCCTCATCTTGCACAGCAGAGGG cagGAGAGCCCTGTGGCCCGGAGTACGAGCTGTTCACGGCCAGCTACCCGAGTTCAAACCCCATCCGGACCTCGTGCttcttccccccctacccctacccgccccccctgccccgaAGACGTCCGGGCCGACCCCGGGTGAAAAGTCTGCCAGAGGACGACGACAGGGTCAAGGACAAAAAAG CCAAGAACCAGCACCTCTGGGAGTTCATCTACGAAACGTTGCTGAACCCGCTGTACAACCCTCAGTACCTCCGCTGGGAGAACCAGAGGGAGGGCGTCTTCCGGTTTGTTCGCAGCGAGGCTGTGGCCCAGCTGTGGGGATCCCGCAAGAACAACGAGAACATGACGTACGAGAAGCTCAGCCGGGCCATGAG ACATTACTACAAGCGAGGCATTCTGGAGAGGGTGGAGGGCCGACGCCTGGTGTACAAGTTCTCCCGAAAAGCCATGGACAGGGTCCGCGACAAGCGGCACAACTCTGTctga
- the LOC143286931 gene encoding uncharacterized protein LOC143286931 isoform X2 → MVWLEQINGRAFSARDGQYGVFATSHAGTSEADHTLPCIMPAASPLLNQFPSAVSDTECPYRYPPHISHPDLPAHTLPPTTSSSSSSSSPSTSAGVKLPADYDPFKFLSAMTEQCLTGNFPAHEHAQQPPPSCTSAASVSHFLFNAPVSQMYHPSPGLTSSSSSSSHLTSASPHQFYASSSAYYPYGEAGRGQRGEDNSSAARPEVDSYHHHHHHHQLLQQQPQQRMTSPCDAAEGEGDGRGVEEAPATKKNFFCFTEELMDTAEDSDSLVSWTRQHPEHWSHTEVLDWLFYVAQERGLDMQELRGEAFQSLTGRQLSRMTREDFSRLEPKHGAFLYHMFKTLLCGVTFSKPTTELPEQGEMTAQPQSCVELSPYSAVSCDSPRDSPAPPTYHTFPTPPKPCADFTPASEMYWKQERTEWKAEQPTESQQSAVLDIDSYDFDLGDPPHLAQQRGEPCGPEYELFTASYPSSNPIRTSCFFPPYPYPPPLPRRRPGRPRVKSLPEDDDRVKDKKAKNQHLWEFIYETLLNPLYNPQYLRWENQREGVFRFVRSEAVAQLWGSRKNNENMTYEKLSRAMRHYYKRGILERVEGRRLVYKFSRKAMDRVRDKRHNSV, encoded by the exons ATGGTGTGGTTGGAACAGATCAACGGACGTGCTTTTTCAGCAAGAG acggGCAGTACGGGGTGTTTGCCACGTCCCACGCTGGCACCAGTGAAGCTGACCACACTCTGCCTTGCATCATGCCTGCCGCCAGTCCTCTCCTGAAC CAGTTCCCCAGCGCGGTGTCCGACACTGAGTGCCCCTACCGCTACCCGCCCCACATTTCCCACCCTGACTTGCCCgcccacaccctgcccccaaccacctcctcctcctcctcctcttcctccccctccacctcagcaGGGGTCAAGCTGCCCGCCGACTACGACCCTTTCAAGTTCCTGTCCGCCATGACAGAGCAGTGCCTGACGGGAAACTTCCCGGCCCATGAGCATGCGCAGCAGCCGCCTCCCTCGTGCACTTCCGCTGCCAGCGTCTCCCACTTCCTGTTCAACGCCCCGGTCTCACAGATGTACCACCCCTCCCCCGgtctgacgtcatcatcatcatcatcgtctcatTTGACGTCAGCGTCACCGCACCAGTTTTACGCGTCATCGTCAGCATATTACCCGTacggagaggcggggagggggcagaggggagaggaCAACAGTTCTGCTGCCAGACCTGAGGTGGacagttatcaccatcatcatcatcatcatcagctgctgcagcagcagccgcagcaaAGAATGACGTCACCGTGTGACGCAGCTGAAggagagggggacgggaggggagtggaggaggcaCCTGCCACCAAGAAGAATTTCTTTTGCTTCACAGAGGAACTGATGGACA cGGCAGAAGACTCTGACAGCCTGGTGAGTTGGACCCGGCAGCACCCTGAGCATTGGAGCCACACGGAGGTTCTGGACTGGCTGTTCTACGTGGCCCAGGAGCGAGGTCTGGACATGCAGGAGCTGAGGGGGGAGGCGTTCCAGTCCCTCACGGGCCGGCAGCTGAGCCGCATGACGCGAGAGGACTTCTCCCGCCTGGAGCCCAAACACGGGGCTTTCCTGTATCACATGTTCAAGACGCTGCTCTGTGGGG TGACCTTCAGCAAGCCCACCACGGAGCTGCCGgagcagggagagatgacggCGCAGCCGCAGAGCTGCGTGGAACTGTCGCCGTATTCCGCCGTGTCATGTGACTCGCCACGTGACTCGCCCGCGCCACCTACCTACCACACGTTCCCGACACCCCCCAAACCGTGTGCCG atttcACGCCGGCATCAGAGATGTACTGGAAACAAGAGAGAACGGAATGGAAAGCGGAACAGCCCACAGAAAGTCAGCAGTCGGCCGTCCTTGACATTGACAGCTACGACTTTGACCTCGGCGACCCTCCTCATCTTGCACAGCAGAGGG GAGAGCCCTGTGGCCCGGAGTACGAGCTGTTCACGGCCAGCTACCCGAGTTCAAACCCCATCCGGACCTCGTGCttcttccccccctacccctacccgccccccctgccccgaAGACGTCCGGGCCGACCCCGGGTGAAAAGTCTGCCAGAGGACGACGACAGGGTCAAGGACAAAAAAG CCAAGAACCAGCACCTCTGGGAGTTCATCTACGAAACGTTGCTGAACCCGCTGTACAACCCTCAGTACCTCCGCTGGGAGAACCAGAGGGAGGGCGTCTTCCGGTTTGTTCGCAGCGAGGCTGTGGCCCAGCTGTGGGGATCCCGCAAGAACAACGAGAACATGACGTACGAGAAGCTCAGCCGGGCCATGAG ACATTACTACAAGCGAGGCATTCTGGAGAGGGTGGAGGGCCGACGCCTGGTGTACAAGTTCTCCCGAAAAGCCATGGACAGGGTCCGCGACAAGCGGCACAACTCTGTctga
- the LOC143286931 gene encoding uncharacterized protein LOC143286931 isoform X3 — protein sequence MVWLEQINGRAFSARDGQYGVFATSHAGTSEADHTLPCIMPAASPLLNFPSAVSDTECPYRYPPHISHPDLPAHTLPPTTSSSSSSSSPSTSAGVKLPADYDPFKFLSAMTEQCLTGNFPAHEHAQQPPPSCTSAASVSHFLFNAPVSQMYHPSPGLTSSSSSSSHLTSASPHQFYASSSAYYPYGEAGRGQRGEDNSSAARPEVDSYHHHHHHHQLLQQQPQQRMTSPCDAAEGEGDGRGVEEAPATKKNFFCFTEELMDTAEDSDSLVSWTRQHPEHWSHTEVLDWLFYVAQERGLDMQELRGEAFQSLTGRQLSRMTREDFSRLEPKHGAFLYHMFKTLLCGVTFSKPTTELPEQGEMTAQPQSCVELSPYSAVSCDSPRDSPAPPTYHTFPTPPKPCADFTPASEMYWKQERTEWKAEQPTESQQSAVLDIDSYDFDLGDPPHLAQQRAGEPCGPEYELFTASYPSSNPIRTSCFFPPYPYPPPLPRRRPGRPRVKSLPEDDDRVKDKKAKNQHLWEFIYETLLNPLYNPQYLRWENQREGVFRFVRSEAVAQLWGSRKNNENMTYEKLSRAMRHYYKRGILERVEGRRLVYKFSRKAMDRVRDKRHNSV from the exons ATGGTGTGGTTGGAACAGATCAACGGACGTGCTTTTTCAGCAAGAG acggGCAGTACGGGGTGTTTGCCACGTCCCACGCTGGCACCAGTGAAGCTGACCACACTCTGCCTTGCATCATGCCTGCCGCCAGTCCTCTCCTGAAC TTCCCCAGCGCGGTGTCCGACACTGAGTGCCCCTACCGCTACCCGCCCCACATTTCCCACCCTGACTTGCCCgcccacaccctgcccccaaccacctcctcctcctcctcctcttcctccccctccacctcagcaGGGGTCAAGCTGCCCGCCGACTACGACCCTTTCAAGTTCCTGTCCGCCATGACAGAGCAGTGCCTGACGGGAAACTTCCCGGCCCATGAGCATGCGCAGCAGCCGCCTCCCTCGTGCACTTCCGCTGCCAGCGTCTCCCACTTCCTGTTCAACGCCCCGGTCTCACAGATGTACCACCCCTCCCCCGgtctgacgtcatcatcatcatcatcgtctcatTTGACGTCAGCGTCACCGCACCAGTTTTACGCGTCATCGTCAGCATATTACCCGTacggagaggcggggagggggcagaggggagaggaCAACAGTTCTGCTGCCAGACCTGAGGTGGacagttatcaccatcatcatcatcatcatcagctgctgcagcagcagccgcagcaaAGAATGACGTCACCGTGTGACGCAGCTGAAggagagggggacgggaggggagtggaggaggcaCCTGCCACCAAGAAGAATTTCTTTTGCTTCACAGAGGAACTGATGGACA cGGCAGAAGACTCTGACAGCCTGGTGAGTTGGACCCGGCAGCACCCTGAGCATTGGAGCCACACGGAGGTTCTGGACTGGCTGTTCTACGTGGCCCAGGAGCGAGGTCTGGACATGCAGGAGCTGAGGGGGGAGGCGTTCCAGTCCCTCACGGGCCGGCAGCTGAGCCGCATGACGCGAGAGGACTTCTCCCGCCTGGAGCCCAAACACGGGGCTTTCCTGTATCACATGTTCAAGACGCTGCTCTGTGGGG TGACCTTCAGCAAGCCCACCACGGAGCTGCCGgagcagggagagatgacggCGCAGCCGCAGAGCTGCGTGGAACTGTCGCCGTATTCCGCCGTGTCATGTGACTCGCCACGTGACTCGCCCGCGCCACCTACCTACCACACGTTCCCGACACCCCCCAAACCGTGTGCCG atttcACGCCGGCATCAGAGATGTACTGGAAACAAGAGAGAACGGAATGGAAAGCGGAACAGCCCACAGAAAGTCAGCAGTCGGCCGTCCTTGACATTGACAGCTACGACTTTGACCTCGGCGACCCTCCTCATCTTGCACAGCAGAGGG cagGAGAGCCCTGTGGCCCGGAGTACGAGCTGTTCACGGCCAGCTACCCGAGTTCAAACCCCATCCGGACCTCGTGCttcttccccccctacccctacccgccccccctgccccgaAGACGTCCGGGCCGACCCCGGGTGAAAAGTCTGCCAGAGGACGACGACAGGGTCAAGGACAAAAAAG CCAAGAACCAGCACCTCTGGGAGTTCATCTACGAAACGTTGCTGAACCCGCTGTACAACCCTCAGTACCTCCGCTGGGAGAACCAGAGGGAGGGCGTCTTCCGGTTTGTTCGCAGCGAGGCTGTGGCCCAGCTGTGGGGATCCCGCAAGAACAACGAGAACATGACGTACGAGAAGCTCAGCCGGGCCATGAG ACATTACTACAAGCGAGGCATTCTGGAGAGGGTGGAGGGCCGACGCCTGGTGTACAAGTTCTCCCGAAAAGCCATGGACAGGGTCCGCGACAAGCGGCACAACTCTGTctga